The sequence TGATTAAGTTGGGACCACGACATCCCATTCTTTTTCAGCTCATATATTTTGAGTTTATTTTCGTACGTTAATTTCATCAAATACACCCCAATCGTTAGATTTTCTGTCCAACTTTTTGGGTGCAGGTCAGAAGATCTGTAAAATAATTCTTTGGAATAGTATTATTCTATTGTTTGGAATATGATGATTGATTGGTTTTATTCTCGATTTTAGAAATAACTGATTAATCTAACTTCTAAAGTTTAAGTAACAGGATTACTTATTAAAAAGTAAATCTACGCTCTATAATAAAAGGAGAACAATAAAATTTTTAAGTCAATATTATTATTTTTAAATTTGATATTATTACTAATAGAGTAGTTCTCCTATGGGCGTTGTTACCGCTATAGCATTAGAATATACCTCTTGTAGGTGATCCATGAAGAATAATTAATGAGGCGCTGATCGGAGCAGTAGTTTTCTGCTTTTAGTAAATTGATTGAAAAATTATAGAAAATATGTTTGGAGGTAAGCCATGAAAAAGTATTTAGTAGTACCTTTTGCTTTGATAATCATATTTTTAGGAGTTAAGGTTCTTTTGACTTCAAATAACATTTGGCAGATGGTGTTTGCATCTATCGGTATGCTATTGTTTTTATTTGGCGTTTTTAGAGAATACAGCAAGATAAAAACAAAATAAGGATAGGTACATTTTGTTGATAATACTAAAGATTCTGCTAATCTTACTTTTATTCGGGATAAAAGCTTTGCTATCTTCTAAAACTATTTTTTGTCTAAGATTCATTTTAGTCTTTCTTTTCCTGTTTATCATTTTAATTTTGAAAGAAGCTGATTAAAGTAGATGAGAACTAAAAAAACTTCGTTTTTCATAGATATCTAACTTGATGCGGTACAGGCAAAGCTGCTAATTTGTCAGGAAGGGGCAATTTGTCAATTTCTGATAGAAATTTGGCATTTTTTACCGTTTAGGACAAAATAGCTACCATTTAGGATATTTTTGCTCCATTTTGAAAATAAATTGTTATACTAAAGATGTTGGTTGCACAACTAGACAATATTTAAAATGAAAAAGGGGTGTTTATCATATGGATACACACGTATTGGAACAATTTGACGTCATGGATAGTCAAGTACCTTCAGCTATTGAAGGTGGGGGATGTAGTTGGAAAGGAGCCGATAAAGCTGGTTTTTCAGGTGGCGTAGGTGGTCTCATTGGTGCAGGTGGTAACCCCGTTGGTGGAGTCCTTGGAATAGCTGGTGGCTTAGATGCATACGATAAATTTGTTGGAGGTAATTAATATGTCTAATATATTATACCTTTTGATTGGTCTAGCTATTGGTTTAGCTTATAGTCTTTGGAAGAAA comes from Streptococcus troglodytae and encodes:
- a CDS encoding Blp family class II bacteriocin, giving the protein MDTHVLEQFDVMDSQVPSAIEGGGCSWKGADKAGFSGGVGGLIGAGGNPVGGVLGIAGGLDAYDKFVGGN